Proteins found in one Mustela lutreola isolate mMusLut2 chromosome 12, mMusLut2.pri, whole genome shotgun sequence genomic segment:
- the DIPK1B gene encoding divergent protein kinase domain 1B isoform X1 — MLRCWVSRISQTRQARGAQTVNEKNGSLGLHGEELVLTERQAPGQAEHLGAQWYLEVGGLPDRNKETNPTVRFDGKELNSRLPGLRVKYVFLVWLGVFVGSWMVYVHYSSYAELCRGHVCQVVICDQYRKGIISGSICQDLCSLHEVEWKACLSSVPGQQVYSGLWQGKEVTIKCGIEEGLDPKARSEPAPRQELLLFDKPTRGTSIKEFREMTLSFLKANLGDLPSLPALVGQVLLMADFNKDSRVSLAEAKSVWALLQRNEFLLLLSLQEEHASRLLGSCGDLYVTEGIPHSSWHGAALPTLLRPLLPPALHTVLQQWLGPAWPWRAKIAIGLLEFVEELFHGAYGTFYMCETTLANVGYTAQYDFKMADLQQVAPEATVRRFLQGRPCRHSADCTYGRDCRAPCDKLVRQCKGDLIQPNLAKVCELLRDYLLPGAPADLREELGRQLRTCTTLSGLASQVEAHHSLVLSHLKTLLWKEISNTRRSGSAAAQDFNRRPGTTGWETHHHLPVQPQGAVQVAPSASVLGSGGQTPGGSGSWGKGCAPIPGRDGPESLLPVSPWGPLTFAGLA, encoded by the exons ATGTTGCGCTGCTGGGTTAGTCGGATTTCTCAGACACGGCAGGCAAGAGGCGCGCAGACTGTAAACGAGAAAAACGGGTCACTTGGACTTCATGGTGAGGAGCTCGTGCTCACTGAAAGACAAGCCCCGGGTCAGGCGGAGCATCTTGGTGCGCAGTGGTATCTGGAAGTCGGGGGACTCCCGGACCGGAACAAGGAAACAAACCCTACAGTCAGATTCGACGGGAAAGAATTAAAT AGCCGGCTCCCGGGCCTCAGGGTCAAGTACGTCTTCTTGGTCTGGCTGGGCGTCTTTGTGGGCAGCTGGATGGTGTATGTGCACTACTCGTCCTACGCGGAGCTCTGCCGAGGGCACGTCTGCCAGGTGGTTATC TGTGACCAGTACCGCAAGGGCATCATCTCTGGCTCCATCTGCCAGGACCTGTGCAGCCTGCACGAGGTGGAGTGGAAAGCGTGTCTGTCCTCTGTCCCAGGGCAGCAG GTGTATAGTGGGCTGTGGCAGGGCAAGGAGGTGACCATTAAGTGTGGCATTGAGGAGGGCCTGGACCCCAAGGCCAGGTCGGAACCAGCCCCCCGGCAGGAGCTGCTGCTGTTCGACAAGCCCACCCGGGGGACGTCAATCAAGGAGTTCCGAGAGATGACCCTCAGCTTTCTCAAG GCGAATCTGGGAGACCTGCCCTCCCTGCCCGCGCTGGTCGGGCAGGTCCTGCTCATGGCCGACTTCAACAAGGACAGCAGGGTGTCGCTGGCCGAGGCCAAGTCGGTGTGGGCCCTGCTCCAACGGAACGagttcctgctgctgctgtctCTCCAGGAGGAGCATGCATCCCGGCTGCTGGGATCGTGCGGGGACCTCTATGTCACCGAGGGGATCCCCCACAGCTCCTGGCACGGAGCCGCTCTCCCGACCCTGCTGCGCCCACTGCTGCCCCCTGCCCTGCACACGGTGCTCCAGCAGTGGTTGGGGCCCGCGTGGCCCTGGAGGGCCAAGATCGCCATCGGGCTGCTGGAGTTCGTGGAGGAGCTCTTCCACGGTGCCTACGGGACCTTCTACATGTGCGAGACCACGCTGGCCAACGTGGGCTACACGGCCCAGTACGACTTCAAGATGGCAGACCTGCAACAGGTCGCGCCCGAGGCCACCGTACGCCGCTTCCTGCAGGGCCGGCCCTGCAGGCACAGCGCTGACTGCACCTATGGCCGGGACTGCAGGGCACCCTGCGACAAGCTCGTGCGCCAATGCAAGGGCGACCTCATCCAGCCTAACCTGGCCAAGGTGTGTGAGCTGCTGCGGGACTACCTGCTGCCCGGCGCCCCTGCCGACCTGCGGGAGGAGCTGGGCCGCCAGCTGCGCACCTGCACCACGCTGAGCGGGCTGGCCAGCCAGGTGGAGGCGCACCACTCGCTGGTGCTGAGCCACCTCAAGACCCTGCTCTGGAAGGAGATCTCCAACACCAG ACGCTCTGGCAGTGCAGCTGCGCAGGACTTCAACAGACGTCCGGGAACCACTGGATGGGAAACCCACCACCATCTCCCTGTCCAGCCCCAAGGGGCAGTGCAGgtggctccctctgcctccgttCTGGGAAGTGGAGGGCAAACCccaggaggctcagggagctgggggaagggctgtGCCCCCATCCCGGGTCGTGATGGGCCAGAGAGCCTACTCCCCGTAAGTCCTTGGGGGCCGCTGACCTTTGCAGGCTTAGCTTAG
- the DIPK1B gene encoding divergent protein kinase domain 1B isoform X3: MRRLRRLAHLVLFCPFSKGLQSRLPGLRVKYVFLVWLGVFVGSWMVYVHYSSYAELCRGHVCQVVICDQYRKGIISGSICQDLCSLHEVEWKACLSSVPGQQVYSGLWQGKEVTIKCGIEEGLDPKARSEPAPRQELLLFDKPTRGTSIKEFREMTLSFLKANLGDLPSLPALVGQVLLMADFNKDSRVSLAEAKSVWALLQRNEFLLLLSLQEEHASRLLGSCGDLYVTEGIPHSSWHGAALPTLLRPLLPPALHTVLQQWLGPAWPWRAKIAIGLLEFVEELFHGAYGTFYMCETTLANVGYTAQYDFKMADLQQVAPEATVRRFLQGRPCRHSADCTYGRDCRAPCDKLVRQCKGDLIQPNLAKVCELLRDYLLPGAPADLREELGRQLRTCTTLSGLASQVEAHHSLVLSHLKTLLWKEISNTRRSGSAAAQDFNRRPGTTGWETHHHLPVQPQGAVQVAPSASVLGSGGQTPGGSGSWGKGCAPIPGRDGPESLLPVSPWGPLTFAGLA, encoded by the exons ATGCGGCGGCTGCGGCGCCTGGCGCACCTGGTgctcttctgccccttctccaagGGCCTGCAG AGCCGGCTCCCGGGCCTCAGGGTCAAGTACGTCTTCTTGGTCTGGCTGGGCGTCTTTGTGGGCAGCTGGATGGTGTATGTGCACTACTCGTCCTACGCGGAGCTCTGCCGAGGGCACGTCTGCCAGGTGGTTATC TGTGACCAGTACCGCAAGGGCATCATCTCTGGCTCCATCTGCCAGGACCTGTGCAGCCTGCACGAGGTGGAGTGGAAAGCGTGTCTGTCCTCTGTCCCAGGGCAGCAG GTGTATAGTGGGCTGTGGCAGGGCAAGGAGGTGACCATTAAGTGTGGCATTGAGGAGGGCCTGGACCCCAAGGCCAGGTCGGAACCAGCCCCCCGGCAGGAGCTGCTGCTGTTCGACAAGCCCACCCGGGGGACGTCAATCAAGGAGTTCCGAGAGATGACCCTCAGCTTTCTCAAG GCGAATCTGGGAGACCTGCCCTCCCTGCCCGCGCTGGTCGGGCAGGTCCTGCTCATGGCCGACTTCAACAAGGACAGCAGGGTGTCGCTGGCCGAGGCCAAGTCGGTGTGGGCCCTGCTCCAACGGAACGagttcctgctgctgctgtctCTCCAGGAGGAGCATGCATCCCGGCTGCTGGGATCGTGCGGGGACCTCTATGTCACCGAGGGGATCCCCCACAGCTCCTGGCACGGAGCCGCTCTCCCGACCCTGCTGCGCCCACTGCTGCCCCCTGCCCTGCACACGGTGCTCCAGCAGTGGTTGGGGCCCGCGTGGCCCTGGAGGGCCAAGATCGCCATCGGGCTGCTGGAGTTCGTGGAGGAGCTCTTCCACGGTGCCTACGGGACCTTCTACATGTGCGAGACCACGCTGGCCAACGTGGGCTACACGGCCCAGTACGACTTCAAGATGGCAGACCTGCAACAGGTCGCGCCCGAGGCCACCGTACGCCGCTTCCTGCAGGGCCGGCCCTGCAGGCACAGCGCTGACTGCACCTATGGCCGGGACTGCAGGGCACCCTGCGACAAGCTCGTGCGCCAATGCAAGGGCGACCTCATCCAGCCTAACCTGGCCAAGGTGTGTGAGCTGCTGCGGGACTACCTGCTGCCCGGCGCCCCTGCCGACCTGCGGGAGGAGCTGGGCCGCCAGCTGCGCACCTGCACCACGCTGAGCGGGCTGGCCAGCCAGGTGGAGGCGCACCACTCGCTGGTGCTGAGCCACCTCAAGACCCTGCTCTGGAAGGAGATCTCCAACACCAG ACGCTCTGGCAGTGCAGCTGCGCAGGACTTCAACAGACGTCCGGGAACCACTGGATGGGAAACCCACCACCATCTCCCTGTCCAGCCCCAAGGGGCAGTGCAGgtggctccctctgcctccgttCTGGGAAGTGGAGGGCAAACCccaggaggctcagggagctgggggaagggctgtGCCCCCATCCCGGGTCGTGATGGGCCAGAGAGCCTACTCCCCGTAAGTCCTTGGGGGCCGCTGACCTTTGCAGGCTTAGCTTAG
- the DIPK1B gene encoding divergent protein kinase domain 1B isoform X5: MVYVHYSSYAELCRGHVCQVVICDQYRKGIISGSICQDLCSLHEVEWKACLSSVPGQQVYSGLWQGKEVTIKCGIEEGLDPKARSEPAPRQELLLFDKPTRGTSIKEFREMTLSFLKANLGDLPSLPALVGQVLLMADFNKDSRVSLAEAKSVWALLQRNEFLLLLSLQEEHASRLLGSCGDLYVTEGIPHSSWHGAALPTLLRPLLPPALHTVLQQWLGPAWPWRAKIAIGLLEFVEELFHGAYGTFYMCETTLANVGYTAQYDFKMADLQQVAPEATVRRFLQGRPCRHSADCTYGRDCRAPCDKLVRQCKGDLIQPNLAKVCELLRDYLLPGAPADLREELGRQLRTCTTLSGLASQVEAHHSLVLSHLKTLLWKEISNTRRSGSAAAQDFNRRPGTTGWETHHHLPVQPQGAVQVAPSASVLGSGGQTPGGSGSWGKGCAPIPGRDGPESLLPVSPWGPLTFAGLA; this comes from the exons ATGGTGTATGTGCACTACTCGTCCTACGCGGAGCTCTGCCGAGGGCACGTCTGCCAGGTGGTTATC TGTGACCAGTACCGCAAGGGCATCATCTCTGGCTCCATCTGCCAGGACCTGTGCAGCCTGCACGAGGTGGAGTGGAAAGCGTGTCTGTCCTCTGTCCCAGGGCAGCAG GTGTATAGTGGGCTGTGGCAGGGCAAGGAGGTGACCATTAAGTGTGGCATTGAGGAGGGCCTGGACCCCAAGGCCAGGTCGGAACCAGCCCCCCGGCAGGAGCTGCTGCTGTTCGACAAGCCCACCCGGGGGACGTCAATCAAGGAGTTCCGAGAGATGACCCTCAGCTTTCTCAAG GCGAATCTGGGAGACCTGCCCTCCCTGCCCGCGCTGGTCGGGCAGGTCCTGCTCATGGCCGACTTCAACAAGGACAGCAGGGTGTCGCTGGCCGAGGCCAAGTCGGTGTGGGCCCTGCTCCAACGGAACGagttcctgctgctgctgtctCTCCAGGAGGAGCATGCATCCCGGCTGCTGGGATCGTGCGGGGACCTCTATGTCACCGAGGGGATCCCCCACAGCTCCTGGCACGGAGCCGCTCTCCCGACCCTGCTGCGCCCACTGCTGCCCCCTGCCCTGCACACGGTGCTCCAGCAGTGGTTGGGGCCCGCGTGGCCCTGGAGGGCCAAGATCGCCATCGGGCTGCTGGAGTTCGTGGAGGAGCTCTTCCACGGTGCCTACGGGACCTTCTACATGTGCGAGACCACGCTGGCCAACGTGGGCTACACGGCCCAGTACGACTTCAAGATGGCAGACCTGCAACAGGTCGCGCCCGAGGCCACCGTACGCCGCTTCCTGCAGGGCCGGCCCTGCAGGCACAGCGCTGACTGCACCTATGGCCGGGACTGCAGGGCACCCTGCGACAAGCTCGTGCGCCAATGCAAGGGCGACCTCATCCAGCCTAACCTGGCCAAGGTGTGTGAGCTGCTGCGGGACTACCTGCTGCCCGGCGCCCCTGCCGACCTGCGGGAGGAGCTGGGCCGCCAGCTGCGCACCTGCACCACGCTGAGCGGGCTGGCCAGCCAGGTGGAGGCGCACCACTCGCTGGTGCTGAGCCACCTCAAGACCCTGCTCTGGAAGGAGATCTCCAACACCAG ACGCTCTGGCAGTGCAGCTGCGCAGGACTTCAACAGACGTCCGGGAACCACTGGATGGGAAACCCACCACCATCTCCCTGTCCAGCCCCAAGGGGCAGTGCAGgtggctccctctgcctccgttCTGGGAAGTGGAGGGCAAACCccaggaggctcagggagctgggggaagggctgtGCCCCCATCCCGGGTCGTGATGGGCCAGAGAGCCTACTCCCCGTAAGTCCTTGGGGGCCGCTGACCTTTGCAGGCTTAGCTTAG
- the DIPK1B gene encoding divergent protein kinase domain 1B isoform X2 translates to MLRCWVSRISQTRQARGAQTVNEKNGSLGLHGEELVLTERQAPGQAEHLGAQWYLEVGGLPDRNKETNPTVRFDGKELNSRLPGLRVKYVFLVWLGVFVGSWMVYVHYSSYAELCRGHVCQCDQYRKGIISGSICQDLCSLHEVEWKACLSSVPGQQVYSGLWQGKEVTIKCGIEEGLDPKARSEPAPRQELLLFDKPTRGTSIKEFREMTLSFLKANLGDLPSLPALVGQVLLMADFNKDSRVSLAEAKSVWALLQRNEFLLLLSLQEEHASRLLGSCGDLYVTEGIPHSSWHGAALPTLLRPLLPPALHTVLQQWLGPAWPWRAKIAIGLLEFVEELFHGAYGTFYMCETTLANVGYTAQYDFKMADLQQVAPEATVRRFLQGRPCRHSADCTYGRDCRAPCDKLVRQCKGDLIQPNLAKVCELLRDYLLPGAPADLREELGRQLRTCTTLSGLASQVEAHHSLVLSHLKTLLWKEISNTRRSGSAAAQDFNRRPGTTGWETHHHLPVQPQGAVQVAPSASVLGSGGQTPGGSGSWGKGCAPIPGRDGPESLLPVSPWGPLTFAGLA, encoded by the exons ATGTTGCGCTGCTGGGTTAGTCGGATTTCTCAGACACGGCAGGCAAGAGGCGCGCAGACTGTAAACGAGAAAAACGGGTCACTTGGACTTCATGGTGAGGAGCTCGTGCTCACTGAAAGACAAGCCCCGGGTCAGGCGGAGCATCTTGGTGCGCAGTGGTATCTGGAAGTCGGGGGACTCCCGGACCGGAACAAGGAAACAAACCCTACAGTCAGATTCGACGGGAAAGAATTAAAT AGCCGGCTCCCGGGCCTCAGGGTCAAGTACGTCTTCTTGGTCTGGCTGGGCGTCTTTGTGGGCAGCTGGATGGTGTATGTGCACTACTCGTCCTACGCGGAGCTCTGCCGAGGGCACGTCTGCCAG TGTGACCAGTACCGCAAGGGCATCATCTCTGGCTCCATCTGCCAGGACCTGTGCAGCCTGCACGAGGTGGAGTGGAAAGCGTGTCTGTCCTCTGTCCCAGGGCAGCAG GTGTATAGTGGGCTGTGGCAGGGCAAGGAGGTGACCATTAAGTGTGGCATTGAGGAGGGCCTGGACCCCAAGGCCAGGTCGGAACCAGCCCCCCGGCAGGAGCTGCTGCTGTTCGACAAGCCCACCCGGGGGACGTCAATCAAGGAGTTCCGAGAGATGACCCTCAGCTTTCTCAAG GCGAATCTGGGAGACCTGCCCTCCCTGCCCGCGCTGGTCGGGCAGGTCCTGCTCATGGCCGACTTCAACAAGGACAGCAGGGTGTCGCTGGCCGAGGCCAAGTCGGTGTGGGCCCTGCTCCAACGGAACGagttcctgctgctgctgtctCTCCAGGAGGAGCATGCATCCCGGCTGCTGGGATCGTGCGGGGACCTCTATGTCACCGAGGGGATCCCCCACAGCTCCTGGCACGGAGCCGCTCTCCCGACCCTGCTGCGCCCACTGCTGCCCCCTGCCCTGCACACGGTGCTCCAGCAGTGGTTGGGGCCCGCGTGGCCCTGGAGGGCCAAGATCGCCATCGGGCTGCTGGAGTTCGTGGAGGAGCTCTTCCACGGTGCCTACGGGACCTTCTACATGTGCGAGACCACGCTGGCCAACGTGGGCTACACGGCCCAGTACGACTTCAAGATGGCAGACCTGCAACAGGTCGCGCCCGAGGCCACCGTACGCCGCTTCCTGCAGGGCCGGCCCTGCAGGCACAGCGCTGACTGCACCTATGGCCGGGACTGCAGGGCACCCTGCGACAAGCTCGTGCGCCAATGCAAGGGCGACCTCATCCAGCCTAACCTGGCCAAGGTGTGTGAGCTGCTGCGGGACTACCTGCTGCCCGGCGCCCCTGCCGACCTGCGGGAGGAGCTGGGCCGCCAGCTGCGCACCTGCACCACGCTGAGCGGGCTGGCCAGCCAGGTGGAGGCGCACCACTCGCTGGTGCTGAGCCACCTCAAGACCCTGCTCTGGAAGGAGATCTCCAACACCAG ACGCTCTGGCAGTGCAGCTGCGCAGGACTTCAACAGACGTCCGGGAACCACTGGATGGGAAACCCACCACCATCTCCCTGTCCAGCCCCAAGGGGCAGTGCAGgtggctccctctgcctccgttCTGGGAAGTGGAGGGCAAACCccaggaggctcagggagctgggggaagggctgtGCCCCCATCCCGGGTCGTGATGGGCCAGAGAGCCTACTCCCCGTAAGTCCTTGGGGGCCGCTGACCTTTGCAGGCTTAGCTTAG
- the DIPK1B gene encoding divergent protein kinase domain 1B isoform X4, with translation MLRCWVSRISQTRQARGAQTVNEKNGSLGLHGEELVLTERQAPGQAEHLGAQWYLEVGGLPDRNKETNPTVRFDGKELNSRLPGLRVKYVFLVWLGVFVGSWMVYVHYSSYAELCRGHVCQVVICDQYRKGIISGSICQDLCSLHEVEWKACLSSVPGQQVYSGLWQGKEVTIKCGIEEGLDPKARSEPAPRQELLLFDKPTRGTSIKEFREMTLSFLKANLGDLPSLPALVGQVLLMADFNKDSRVSLAEAKSVWALLQRNEFLLLLSLQEEHASRLLGSCGDLYVTEGIPHSSWHGAALPTLLRPLLPPALHTVLQQWLGPAWPWRAKIAIGLLEFVEELFHGAYGTFYMCETTLANVGYTAQYDFKMADLQQVAPEATVRRFLQGRPCRHSADCTYGRDCRAPCDKLVRQCKGDLIQPNLAKVCELLRDYLLPGAPADLREELGRQLRTCTTLSGLASQVEAHHSLVLSHLKTLLWKEISNTRYS, from the exons ATGTTGCGCTGCTGGGTTAGTCGGATTTCTCAGACACGGCAGGCAAGAGGCGCGCAGACTGTAAACGAGAAAAACGGGTCACTTGGACTTCATGGTGAGGAGCTCGTGCTCACTGAAAGACAAGCCCCGGGTCAGGCGGAGCATCTTGGTGCGCAGTGGTATCTGGAAGTCGGGGGACTCCCGGACCGGAACAAGGAAACAAACCCTACAGTCAGATTCGACGGGAAAGAATTAAAT AGCCGGCTCCCGGGCCTCAGGGTCAAGTACGTCTTCTTGGTCTGGCTGGGCGTCTTTGTGGGCAGCTGGATGGTGTATGTGCACTACTCGTCCTACGCGGAGCTCTGCCGAGGGCACGTCTGCCAGGTGGTTATC TGTGACCAGTACCGCAAGGGCATCATCTCTGGCTCCATCTGCCAGGACCTGTGCAGCCTGCACGAGGTGGAGTGGAAAGCGTGTCTGTCCTCTGTCCCAGGGCAGCAG GTGTATAGTGGGCTGTGGCAGGGCAAGGAGGTGACCATTAAGTGTGGCATTGAGGAGGGCCTGGACCCCAAGGCCAGGTCGGAACCAGCCCCCCGGCAGGAGCTGCTGCTGTTCGACAAGCCCACCCGGGGGACGTCAATCAAGGAGTTCCGAGAGATGACCCTCAGCTTTCTCAAG GCGAATCTGGGAGACCTGCCCTCCCTGCCCGCGCTGGTCGGGCAGGTCCTGCTCATGGCCGACTTCAACAAGGACAGCAGGGTGTCGCTGGCCGAGGCCAAGTCGGTGTGGGCCCTGCTCCAACGGAACGagttcctgctgctgctgtctCTCCAGGAGGAGCATGCATCCCGGCTGCTGGGATCGTGCGGGGACCTCTATGTCACCGAGGGGATCCCCCACAGCTCCTGGCACGGAGCCGCTCTCCCGACCCTGCTGCGCCCACTGCTGCCCCCTGCCCTGCACACGGTGCTCCAGCAGTGGTTGGGGCCCGCGTGGCCCTGGAGGGCCAAGATCGCCATCGGGCTGCTGGAGTTCGTGGAGGAGCTCTTCCACGGTGCCTACGGGACCTTCTACATGTGCGAGACCACGCTGGCCAACGTGGGCTACACGGCCCAGTACGACTTCAAGATGGCAGACCTGCAACAGGTCGCGCCCGAGGCCACCGTACGCCGCTTCCTGCAGGGCCGGCCCTGCAGGCACAGCGCTGACTGCACCTATGGCCGGGACTGCAGGGCACCCTGCGACAAGCTCGTGCGCCAATGCAAGGGCGACCTCATCCAGCCTAACCTGGCCAAGGTGTGTGAGCTGCTGCGGGACTACCTGCTGCCCGGCGCCCCTGCCGACCTGCGGGAGGAGCTGGGCCGCCAGCTGCGCACCTGCACCACGCTGAGCGGGCTGGCCAGCCAGGTGGAGGCGCACCACTCGCTGGTGCTGAGCCACCTCAAGACCCTGCTCTGGAAGGAGATCTCCAACACCAGGTACTCGTga
- the DIPK1B gene encoding divergent protein kinase domain 1B isoform X6: MRRLRRLAHLVLFCPFSKGLQSRLPGLRVKYVFLVWLGVFVGSWMVYVHYSSYAELCRGHVCQVVICDQYRKGIISGSICQDLCSLHEVEWKACLSSVPGQQVYSGLWQGKEVTIKCGIEEGLDPKARSEPAPRQELLLFDKPTRGTSIKEFREMTLSFLKANLGDLPSLPALVGQVLLMADFNKDSRVSLAEAKSVWALLQRNEFLLLLSLQEEHASRLLGSCGDLYVTEGIPHSSWHGAALPTLLRPLLPPALHTVLQQWLGPAWPWRAKIAIGLLEFVEELFHGAYGTFYMCETTLANVGYTAQYDFKMADLQQVAPEATVRRFLQGRPCRHSADCTYGRDCRAPCDKLVRQCKGDLIQPNLAKVCELLRDYLLPGAPADLREELGRQLRTCTTLSGLASQVEAHHSLVLSHLKTLLWKEISNTRYS, encoded by the exons ATGCGGCGGCTGCGGCGCCTGGCGCACCTGGTgctcttctgccccttctccaagGGCCTGCAG AGCCGGCTCCCGGGCCTCAGGGTCAAGTACGTCTTCTTGGTCTGGCTGGGCGTCTTTGTGGGCAGCTGGATGGTGTATGTGCACTACTCGTCCTACGCGGAGCTCTGCCGAGGGCACGTCTGCCAGGTGGTTATC TGTGACCAGTACCGCAAGGGCATCATCTCTGGCTCCATCTGCCAGGACCTGTGCAGCCTGCACGAGGTGGAGTGGAAAGCGTGTCTGTCCTCTGTCCCAGGGCAGCAG GTGTATAGTGGGCTGTGGCAGGGCAAGGAGGTGACCATTAAGTGTGGCATTGAGGAGGGCCTGGACCCCAAGGCCAGGTCGGAACCAGCCCCCCGGCAGGAGCTGCTGCTGTTCGACAAGCCCACCCGGGGGACGTCAATCAAGGAGTTCCGAGAGATGACCCTCAGCTTTCTCAAG GCGAATCTGGGAGACCTGCCCTCCCTGCCCGCGCTGGTCGGGCAGGTCCTGCTCATGGCCGACTTCAACAAGGACAGCAGGGTGTCGCTGGCCGAGGCCAAGTCGGTGTGGGCCCTGCTCCAACGGAACGagttcctgctgctgctgtctCTCCAGGAGGAGCATGCATCCCGGCTGCTGGGATCGTGCGGGGACCTCTATGTCACCGAGGGGATCCCCCACAGCTCCTGGCACGGAGCCGCTCTCCCGACCCTGCTGCGCCCACTGCTGCCCCCTGCCCTGCACACGGTGCTCCAGCAGTGGTTGGGGCCCGCGTGGCCCTGGAGGGCCAAGATCGCCATCGGGCTGCTGGAGTTCGTGGAGGAGCTCTTCCACGGTGCCTACGGGACCTTCTACATGTGCGAGACCACGCTGGCCAACGTGGGCTACACGGCCCAGTACGACTTCAAGATGGCAGACCTGCAACAGGTCGCGCCCGAGGCCACCGTACGCCGCTTCCTGCAGGGCCGGCCCTGCAGGCACAGCGCTGACTGCACCTATGGCCGGGACTGCAGGGCACCCTGCGACAAGCTCGTGCGCCAATGCAAGGGCGACCTCATCCAGCCTAACCTGGCCAAGGTGTGTGAGCTGCTGCGGGACTACCTGCTGCCCGGCGCCCCTGCCGACCTGCGGGAGGAGCTGGGCCGCCAGCTGCGCACCTGCACCACGCTGAGCGGGCTGGCCAGCCAGGTGGAGGCGCACCACTCGCTGGTGCTGAGCCACCTCAAGACCCTGCTCTGGAAGGAGATCTCCAACACCAGGTACTCGTga